One stretch of Euphorbia lathyris chromosome 7, ddEupLath1.1, whole genome shotgun sequence DNA includes these proteins:
- the LOC136201398 gene encoding outer envelope pore protein 24, chloroplastic, with amino-acid sequence MKASLKGKYDTANTTGAAATIAFNAGDVKLRASMTDATVAKGPSLNGLVLAVEKPGFFIVDYNVPKKDFRFQFMNTVKVADKPLKLTYIHSRGDNRTILDGALVLDSCNKLSANYLFGTENCKLKYTYVHEGLTTFEPCYDWAKNSWDFSVSQKVYGDDVLRATYQTSSKNLGLEWSRNSKFNGNFKVAASVNMGEEKKVPKLSAESTWNIEM; translated from the exons ATGAAGGCATCTTTGAAGGGCAAGTATGACACTGCCAACACTACGGGGGCGGCGGCTACTATCGCCTTCAACGCCGGCGATGTTAAGCTCCGGGCTTCCATGACTGACGCCACCGTCGCCAAAGGCCCCAGCTTAAACGGATTGGTTTTAGCTGTCGAGAAACCCGGCTTCTTCATCGTCGATTATAACGTCCCCAAAAAA GACTTTCGGTTTCAGTTTATGAACACAGTTAAAGTTGCTGATAAGCCCTTGAAATTGACATACATTCATAGCAGAGGGGATAATCGGACAATATTAGATGGGGCTTTGGTATTGGATTCTTGTAATAAATTGTCCGCCAATTACTTGTTTGGTACAGAGAATTGCAAGTTGAAGTATACTTATGTTCATGAAGGGTTGACCACATTCGAGCCTTGCTATGATTGGGCAAAGAACTCCTGGGATTTTTCTGTCTCGCAGAAAGTTTATGGTGATGATGTGCTAAGGGCTACTTATCAAACATCAAGCAAGAATTTGGGATTAGAATGGTCAAGGAATTCTAAGTTCAATGGCAATTTTAAG GTCGCGGCATCTGTTAACATGGGCGAAGAAAAAAAAGTACCAAAATTAAGTGCAGAGAGTACATGGAACATTGAGATGTAA